From Xanthomonas sp. 10-10:
GAAGGTACAGACGTTCGATCGTGTGCGGCAGCTTCATCCTTGGTCTGCCGTTAACACAGCCAAGACTCAACCAATCCCAATCCCGAATCCCGAATCCCGACAAAATCGTCACTTCCCGCCCACCGCCATCAGGTCGTCGACTCCGGCGAATTTGACGCGTACATGACGTCTAAGTGATCCTCGCGCGTCGCCCAGGGTTCCGCCCTGGGGCACCCAGCCATTACTGAATACGCAAGGGACACCACATGAGCGTTGACGCAACTGCGCCGACATCCGCTTCCACTCCGCCGCAGCCGCCTGCGCCTCCCGAGTTCCCCACGCTGCTTGGCCACCCCCGGCCGCTGTGGATGCTGTTCATGACCGAGTTCTGGGAACGCTTTGCGTTCTACGGCATTCGCTGGGCGCTGGTGCTGTACATCGTGGCGCAGTTCTTTGGCGGCGACGCCACCGGCCAGGCACCGGCCGGACGTACCTACGGCGCATATCTGGCGCTGGTGTATGCGGCGGCGATCTTCGGCGGTTATGTGGCCGACCGCGTGCTCGGTTACCAGCGCTCGATCCTGGTGGGCGCAGCAGTGATGGCGACCGGCCTGTTCCTGATCGCCATCCCAGACCACACCATGTTCGAGATCGGTCTGGCGACCGTGGTGGTGGGCAACGGCTTGTTCAAGCCAAACATCTCCACCATGGTCGGCAAGCTGTATTCGGTGGCCGATCCGCGCCGCGACAGCGGCTTCACCATCTTCTACATGGGCATCAACCTGGGCGCGATGATTTCGCCGGTGTTGACCCAGCTGCTGGCCGAGAAGGTGTTCGGCACCCAGGCCATGCCGTCGTACAAGATGGTGTTCATGGCCTCCGGCGCGGGCATGCTGATCAGCCTGGTGTGGTTCTGGATCGGCCGTGCCCAGCTCAAGGGCATTGGCGCGCCGGCACCGAACGCGCAGGGCATCGGCCGCGTGCTGATGGTGCTGGCCGGCTGCGTACTGGCGATTCCGGTGGTGTATTTCCTGCTGGCCGTCGGTGCCGATGTGCTGCAGATCGTGCTGACGGTGCTGTTCATCGGCCTGTCGGTGATGCTGCTGGTCGAAGGCATCCGCGAGGGCAAGGTGCAGCGCGACAAGGTGATCGCGATGCTGATCATCTTCGCCTTCAACGTGTTGTTCTGGATGTTCTTCGAACAGGCCGGCAGCTCGTTCACCTTCCTGGCCGACAACATCGTCAACCGCAATTTCGGCGAGTGGACCTTCCCGACCGCGTGGTTCCAGTCGGTCAACTCGATCGCCATCATTGCGCTGGCGCCGGTCATCGCCTGGATCTGGGTCAAGTCCGGCCGCTTCAATCCGTCGATTCCGCGCAAGTTCGGCCTGGGCCTGCTGTTCAACGGCCTGGCCTTCCTGCTGCTGATGTTTGCCTTGTCCAGCCTGGTCAACGACGCCGGCAAGATCCCGTTCTGGACCTTGTTCATGGTCTACGTCATCCAGTCGGTGGGCGAGCTGTGCCTGTCGCCGATCGGGTTGTCGATGGTGACCAAGCTGGCACCGGTGCGCCTGGTCGGTTTCGGCATGGGTGGCTGGTTCTTGTCCACCGGCATCGGTAACAACCTGTCGGGTATCTTTGCCGGCCATGTCAGCGGAAGCGAAGGCATGAGCGTGTCCTCGGCGCTGGGCGGGTATACCTTCGGGTTTTGGGCGCTGGTGGGCGCCGGTGCGCTGCTGTTCCTGATCGCGCCGCTGATCAACAAACTGATGCATGGTGTGAAGTGAGGAGAAAAGCGATGCCGAGCAACCCCATTGTCTGTGGCCTGCTGCTGGCCGGCCTGTTGAGCGCCTGCGGGCAACACGCCGAGCAACAGGAGGCGCCACGGCCGCTGGATACGTCGATGCAGAAGCCACCCAGTGCCGACCCCAGCCAGCCGGTGTCCTCGGGCAATACGCCGACTGCTGCCGATATCGCGGCAGCGGCCGCGCTCAATGCGCAGTACGACCCGTCGCGCGATCCGGCTGCCGATCTGGAAACGGCCAAGGTGGAGGCCAAGCGCGGTGGCAAGCGCATCGTGCTCAATGTTGGCAATGCCGCCTGCGAGCCGTGCAAGGCGCTGGACGAGCTGATGGGCGGCGACGCCGAGCTGCGCAGCTTCCGCGATGCGCACTTTGTGGTGGTCAAGGTCAATCGCGATGCGGCCAACGAAAACGCCACGTTCCTGTCGCAGTTCGCCCAGCTCAACGACTACCCGTCGCTGCTGGTGCTGGACAACGACGGCAAGCTGCTGACCACCCAGACCAGCCCGGAGCTGCGCAAGGGCGAAGGCTTCGATCGCAAGAAGCTGTTCGATTTCCTCAAGCAATGGGCGCCGCCGGAAGCCTGATGCGCTGCGAGCGCGTTGTACAAAAAACCCCGCATTGCTGCGGGGTTTTTTGTATGCGTCAGTCCAGGTGCGGTGTCTGACGGGCACGCAGACGCACATGGGCACTGCATGCGATGCCGGGCGATGTGAGCGGCTTTGGCAGTGCTGCCTGCAACAACACAGTGCCCGCAGCGATTGCATAACCCCCCAGCGGGGTCGACATCAGCCAGCGCAGTGCCGCACGAACGCCATCGGATCGCACTGCAGAGCCAAGCTCAGTCCTTGCCCGCCATGCGCGGTAGCCCATCCTTGGCCAGCCGGTCGATCAACCGTTCCAGCAATTGCTGTTCCTCGTCACTGAACACCGACATCAGCCGTTGTTCCATTTCGTTGACCAGCGGTGCGACGGTTTCGTACACCTGGCGTCCGGCCGGCGACAGCGCCAGCATCGAGCGGCGGCGGTCGTCGCCGTGGGTCTCGCGGCGGATGAAGCCACGTTCCAGCAGGCGCGCCACCGCGCGACTCACTGCAACTTTGTCCATCGCGGTGCGGTCGGAGACCTCACTGGCCGAAGAACCCGGATACAGCGCCAGGATGGTGATCACCCGCCACTCGGGAATGGCCATGCCGTAGCGGTCGCCGTAGACCTTGGCGATGTTGGCACTGATGCGGTTGGACAGCACGCTGAGGCGATACGGCAGGAACTGCTCGAGGTTGAGCAGCACGGGGTGTTGCGGCGCATTGGAGGTGTCGTGATCGCTCATGTTGCACTGTGTCTTGATTTTGGTTTCATTTGCAACTACAAACGAGGGGTGGCCTGCGCATTCTCGCGGGTCTTCTGCCACCCCGCATAGCCCTGCGGGCCGCCTAGCGTGGAGAAACGACGATGAGCGCACAAACGAACAGCACTGTAGCCCGCCCCGACCCGGGGATGCAGGTCACCACCTTCGACAATCCGATGGGCATCGACGGCTTCGAGTTCGTCGAATTCGCCGCGCCCGCCGGCCAGGCCGCACAACTGCACGACTATTTCCGCAAGATGGGCTTCAGCGCGGTGCTGCGCCACCGTAGCCGCGCCATTACCGTCTATCGCCAGGGTGGGGTCAATTTCCTGCTCAACGAAGAGCCCGATTCGTTCGCCGCCGACTTTGCCGCCGCGCACGGCCCCTGCGCCTGCGGGTTTGCGATCCGCTTCCGTACCCCGGCCGACACCGTGCTGCAGACGGTGCTGGGCAATGGCGGCGAAGCGGTGCAGAACAAGCCCCAGACGCGCGCGGTGCCCGCACCGGTGGTCAAGGGCATCGGCGATTGCATGCTGTATCTGGTGGACCGCTACGGCGATGCCGGCAGCATCTACGACGCCGACTTCGAACCGATCGAAGGCGCCGACCAACAGCCGAGCGGCTTCGGCCTGACCTTCATCGACCACCTCACGCACAACCTGTATTTCGGCAACATGCAGCGCTGGTCGGACTACTACGAACGCCTGTTCAACTTCCGCGAGATCCGCTACTTCGACATCAAGGGCGCCAAGACCGGCCTGGTGTCCAAGGCGATGACCGCGCCGGACGGCATCGTGCGCATTCCGCTCAACGAGTCCTCCGACCCCAAGAGCCAGATCAACGAGTATCTGGACGCCTACCAGGGCGAAGGCATCCAGCACATCGCCTGCTTCACCGACGACATCTACGCCAGCGTGGAAAAGATGCGCGAGGCCGGGGTGACGTTCCTGGATACGCCGGACACCTACTTCGATGTGGTGGATCTGCGCATTCCCGACCACGGCGAAGATGTCGAGCGCCTGCGCCGCAACAAGATCCTGATCGATGCGGATGTGGACACCAAGCAACGCAAGCTGCTGCAGATCTTCACCACCAACTGCATCGGCCCGATCTTCTTCGAGATCATTCAGCGCAAGGGCAACGAAGGCTTCGGCGAGGGCAATTTCCAGGCATTGTTCGAAAGCATCGAACGCGATCAGATCAAGCGTGGGGTGCTTTGAGGGCGGGCATTGGGAATTCGCTGTTCGGGATTTGCCGAAGGCAATACGTTCAAGCGCCACATCATCAGGACACGGTTGTCTGACAAGACAAACCAGTAAGAGCTCACGCAGTTAAAGCCCCTCTCTCCACGGGGCGAGAAGTCAACCTTGCGCGCCCCTGGGGCGCGTGCCTTGGAGCGCCCGCGCCGCAAGCGCGGGCCGGGGCGCGGAGCGGGGGTTGGGGTGAGGGTACGGTGGAGCGATGAAAATCAGACCGCCATTACCCACGGTTGCGCTCACCAACGCGCGTGCGTCACGGACAGGGATGACAGAAGCAGAGCGCGCACTTTGGCGCTGTCTCCGCAGCAATCAGCTACAAGGTTTCAAGTTCAGGCGTCAGCATCCGATTCCGCCTTACATCGCAGATTTTTGTTGTATTGATGCGGCGTTGATTGTTGAACTGGATGGCTCGCAGCATCAGACATCCAGCGATCAGGCAAGAACGCGGTGGCTGCAATCGAAGGGTTGGAGAGTGCTGCGGTTCTGGAACAACGATGTGTTGCTTTCGCTGGATGCGGTGGTCGAGATGATCTTCAAGGTGGTCGCTACGCCGTACCCTCACCCCAACCCCTCTCCCGCGGGGAGAGGGGCTTAATCCGCCAGGCCTCAGCTCTTCTTCGGTAGGAAAGCGGCCTGATTCAACTCAATCCCAACCTTCTGCATCCGGGGAGGGAGGGCCAAAATCCGGACGCATGCCATGCATAACAACGAGCACTACATGACCGGCTTCGGCAACGCGTTCGCGACCGAGGCGGTGGCCGGCACCTTGCCGGTCGGGCAGAACTCGCCGCAGCGTGTGGCGCACGGGCTATATGCCGAGCAGCTGTCGGGCACCGCCTTCACCGCGCCACGCGGCGAGAACCGGCGCAGTTGGCTATACCGCATTCGCCCGGCCGCCGTGCATGGCAGCTTCTCCTTGATCGAGCAGTCGCAGTTCCACAACGACTTCGGCAGCGGCCCGGTACCGCCAGACCAGATGCGCTGGAGTCCACTGCCGTTGCCGGCTAAGCCCACTGATTTCGTCGATGGTCTATACACCATGGCCGGCAATGGCAGCCCGGAGGCGATGACCGGCGTGGCCGTGCATCTGTATGCGGCCAATGCCTCCATGCACGATCGCTTCTTCTATGACGCCGATGGCGAGTTGTTGCTGGTGCCGCAGCAGGGCCGTCTGCGGGTGCACACCGAGCTCGGCGTGCTGGAGCTGGAGCCGCAGCAGATTGGGGTGATTCCGCGCGGCGTGCGCTTGCGCGTCGAGCTGCTCGATGACACGGCCCGCGGCTATGTCTGCGAGAACTTCGGTGGCTTGTTGCGCCTGCCCGACCTGGGGCCGATCGGCTCCAACGGGCTGGCCAATGCGCGTGATTTCGAAACGCCACATGCCGCCTTCGAACAGCGCGAAGGCGCGTTCGAACTGGTGGCGAAATTCCAGGGTCATCTATGGCGTGCGGACATCGGTCATTCGCCGCTGGATGTGGTGGCCTGGCATGGCAATTACGCGCCGTATCGCTACGATCTGCGCCGCTTCAACACCATCGGCTCGATCAGTTTCGATCATCCCGATCCGAGCATCTTCACCGTGCTGACCTCGCCCAGCGACACGCACGGCACGGCCAACATGGATTTTGCGATCTTTCCGCCACGCTGGCTGGTGGCGCAGCACACCTTTCGCCCGCCGTGGTTCCACCGCAATGTGGCCAGCGAGTTCATGGGCCTGGTGCATGGCGTCTACGACGCAAAGGCCGAAGGCTTCGCGCCGGGCGGGGCGTCGCTGCACAACTGCATGAGCGGGCACGGCCCGGATGCGGCGACCTTCGACAAGGCCTCGCAGGCGGACCTGTCGCGTCCCGACGTGATCGCCGAGACCATGGCCTTCATGTTCGAAACCCGAGCGGTATTGCGGCCCACCCAGCAGGCGCTACAGGCCAGCCACCGGCAAGGCGACTATCAGCAATGCTGGTCCGGATTGCGTGCAGGGTTCAATGCGCCGACTTCTGGCCCGGCTGACTAAGCGCGTGCAACACGAGGCCTGGCTGACCGTCAGGCGGACGCGCTAGGTGCGCGCTGCGACATGTCCCGCCCAGGCGATCCGGTCCCGGGTGCGCTGTCCACATGACTGCCCGCCACGTTTTCTTGGCCGCTCCAATCGAGCCGATCAAACCGGTTTGCGCTACCGGCATTGGCGCTCAATCGGCGGGCAAGCTCAGCGTTTCCCCGACAGACACGGCCGTTCCGTCGCGTTACCGGCATCGACCGTACGCACGCCCAGCGCAATCGCACAGTGGCGCGCCCCTGGCCAGCGGCTTTGCATCATCGCAGCGACGGACCTGCGACACCCTATGCCGTCGGCATTACGCAGCCTGCTCTGCATCCGGCAGCAGCTCTTCAATCCGCGTGCGCACACGCTGTGCATACGAGGCCGAGGTGAACTGCGGTAGCTCGCGCAAGGCCGTATGGATGGCGATACCGATCGCCTCTTCCGCGCGTGCGGCCTGCAACTGCCGGTGCAGTACCACCGCAACCGGATTGCGCTGCAACTGCAGGATGTCGAGCAGGTACAGGCGCGCGTTGGTGGCAGCGCGACGGCGCTGACGTTGCAGATCCTCTTCGGTGGGCTCGGTGGCCGGCGGTGTCTGCAAGGTGGCAGGCGCCGTGGCAGTCGGCGCCATCGCGGCCATGGGCGCAGTCGAGCGCGATGCGCTGGCTTGCGCATCGTCGGTGTCGGTCAGATATCCCATCGCGCACAGCGTCTGCACCAGGGCGGCGCCGTGATCCCCCAGCAGCAGCGCCAGCGATGTCAGGTCGCGTTGACCGTCGGCCAGGATCAACGCGCGACGCTGCAATAACGTCAGCGGGCTGCGGTGCGATTGCAGCGCGGTCAGGGCGAGCTCGGTCTTGCGTGGGGTCATGGCGGCAGTCCTGCGAAGCCGACAGCGTGATCGCTGTCAATGAAGCGCCGATGACATCGCCGCGACGGGATGCGCGCGCGCCCTGCACATTGCCGCGATGCCGGTTGTGTACGCTGGCCCAGGACATAGGGAGTGCAGCAATGACATGCAGACTGCTGGGTTTGATAGGGATGGTGCTGGTGATGGCCGGCTGTCATCGCGGCGACGACGCGCCGGCTGCGCAAGCGCCGGCCGAGGCCGCGCATGCGCCGGTCGCGTCTGCCAACGATCAGCCCGCAGATGCAGTGCCGCCGGCGACCGCCCCGCCTGGCACGTTTCCGCCGCATCTGCGTCAGCAGCCGACCACGCTTGCGCGGATGGACGGCTACGGCGACCTGCGGTTGGGCATGGATGCCGCACAGGCACGCAAGGCCTGGGGTGGCGAATTACGCGGCAATGCCGCCAGCGACGGCGGGTGCTACTTCCTACGCCCGCAGTGGGCCGATGATGCGCGTCGGTTCGGTTTCATGTTCGAAGGCGATCGTCTGCTGCGCTATCAGACCAACGAGGCGAAGGAAGTCGCGCCCGGTGGCGGCAGGGTCGGCATGACGCTCGCGCAGCTGCGCGCGCTGTATCCGGACGGGTTGGATGCACAGCCACACAAGTACCTGCCCGGCGCGCAGACGCTGCGCCACGCCAACGCCGCGACGCAGTCTGCGGTGGTCTTCGAGACCGATGCCGACGGTAGGGTCAGCAGCTGGCGGGTAGGGCGGCCGCCGCAGGTGGATTATGTGGAAGGCTGCGGTTGAGCTGAGCTGAGCTGCGCGTCGCGTGGCATGTCGGTGTCGGCCTGTCGCCGCAGGCACACACGCAGATGCTGACGCTGCAGCGCTAGGTAGATGGATGATCCACGCTCGCGTAGCGCTGCTAGCGTAGCGTCGCTGCGGCGCTGCAGCCCATGGATAGGCAGCGCGTGCTGGTTCGCCCGCCTGCGGGGCGGCGCAGATGCAAACGCAGCGGTCGAGGTCTGCTGAAGTGCTATCGATGCACGCTCGGATGCAGGGGTTTGTGCAATGCGTACAGATGCCGTATCGCACCCCTGAAGCACCGTTGCATCCATTGCGCCTGAAGCAGCATTGCCGGGGAACTGCGTTACGCCTAACAAGGCCGCGTCACGCACTCGCATCAGCGGTGCCGCGCGAGATCAGCGCTCCGCTGCAGGTCGCTCATGTTGCTTGGCGGTCTCTGCGTTCTCGCCGACATCGCCTTCGGCCGTCGGCGAGGGCAGGCCTTCCTTTTCCATGTCGCCGTGGTTGGGCACTTCCGGGCGGTTTTCCATCATCAGCGACAGCGCCGCCTTGGCCATCATGTGCGCGCTGATCGGCGCGGTGATGAACAGGAACACGGTGATCAGCAACTCGCGCGGCTGCGGGTCCACGCCCAGGAACAGGTGATACCCCACCGAGCCCAACAGCACGCAGCCCACGCCCAGCGTGCTCGCCTTGGTCGGCGCATGCAGGCGCTTGAAAAAGTCAGACAGCTTCACCAGCCCGAATGCGCCGATCAGGATAAAAAACGTGCCGACCAGCAACAGCGCGCTCAGCAGGTATTCGGTGAGCGCGATCATTCGACGATATCCCGACGCAGCACGAATTTGCTCAACACCACGGTGCTGCCGAAGCCCAGCATCGCAATCACCAGCGCCGCCTCGAAATAGATCGGCGAATCCAGATACATGCCCAGCAGCATCAGTTCGGCGATGGCGGTGACCGAGAGCGTATCCAGCGCCAGGATGCGGTCCGGCACCGTCGGGCCGCGCAGCAGCCGCCACAATGCCATCAGGATGGCCAGGCCCACCGCGTGCATGCAGATGACGATGGTCGATTCGATGAACATGTGACCGGTCATGGAAAGATCTCCATCAGAGGTTTTTCGTAGCGGGTCTTGATCTCGGCGATCAACGCGTCCGGGTCGTCCAGATGCAGCACATGCACCAACAGGTATTTGCGGTCGTCCGACAACGCCGCTGACACCGTGCCAGGCGTCAGCGTGATCATGCTCGTCAGCGCCGCAATGCCGTGGATATTGGCGATATCCAGCGGCACCCAGATAAAGCCGGGGTGGATGCGCGATTCCGGCCCGAGTACCTGGATGGCGACCTTGATGTTGGAGCGCACGATGTCGCCGGCCGCCACCAGCAACATGCGCGGGACCGAGCGCAGCGAGCCGATGCGGGCGAATTCGCGGTCCAGCCGCGCGGCGAAGATCGGCACAACCACGCCCAGCAGTGCGCCCAGCACCCATTGCTGCGGCCCGAAGCTGTCGCTGAGCAGCAGCCAGAACACGAACACGGTGACAGTCAACGACGGCGAGGGCAGCAACCGGCGCCGCAAGGGCATGCGCGCGCTCATGGCTGCCTCCGTTGTGGCGTGGTGGCGCGCACCTGATCCACATATGCACCGGGGTCGCGCAACTGCGCAGCGGCGGCATCGGTGTAGCGCATCAGCGGTTCGGCACCGACCGTCATCGCCACCAGCCCGCTCAGCAGCAGAACCGTTGCGGCGGTTTCCACCGGTCGCATGCGGCCACGGCGTTGCGGCTGGAGTTCGGGCGTGTCTTCCACTGCCTCCGGCACGCGCCAGAACAGCCGCACGCCGGCGCGGGTCAAGCCGATCACCACCAATAGGCTGCTGCCGAGAATCGCGCCCCAGACCGGCCCGACCAGGCCGTCGGGCACATGCTGCAGCAAGGCCGCCTTGGCGAGGAATCCGGACAGCGGCGGTAGGCCGGCGACCGCGACCGCAGCGATCATGAACATTGCGCCGGGTATCCCACGCCGCGGCAGCGGTGCGACCACTTCCTTGCGATCGCTGGCGCTGCCGCGGCGGCGCCGGATCAGGTCCGACACCATGAACAGGGCCGCGGCCACAAAGCTGCTGTGCGGCAGGTAGTACAGGCCCGCACCCAACGCGCCGGCATCGTCGAGCGAGAAGGCGATGAACAAGGTCGCAGCCGAAAACACCACCAGATACGACACCATCACCCGCAACCGCGATGCGGCCATCACCCCGAAGGCGGCCATCAGCAGCGTCGCAATGCCCAGCCACAGCAGCGCATGCCGGCCAAACCCATGCAGCGCGCCGGCACTGGCGCCAAACCACAGCGAGGACACACGCAACGTTGCGTACAGCCCAACCTTGGTCATGATCGCGAACAATGCCGCTACCGCTGCCGGCGCGCGCGAATAAGTCTCCGGCAACCACAGGTACAGCGGCAGCAACGCAGCCTTGCTGCAGAACACCAGCAGCAACAAGCCCAACGATGCCTTGGCCAGCGGCACGTCCTGCGCCGGCAGGTCGGCAATACGTTGCGACAATTCGGCCATGTTGAGCGTGCCGAAGACGCCAAAGAGCAGGCCCAGCGCAATCAGAAACAGCGTCGACGCACACACGTTGAACACCACGTAATGCAGGCCGACGCGCATCTGCAGGCCGCGTCCGCCACTGAGCAGCAACCCGTAGGAGGCGATCAGCATCACCTCGAAGAACACGAACAGGTTGAAGATGTCGCCGGTCAGGAATGCGCCGTTCAGGCCCATCAACTGGAACTGGAACAAGGCATGGAAGTGCGGCGCGCGCCGATCCCAGCCGGCGCAGGCATGCAGCAGGCAGGCCGAGCCCAGGACCAGGGTGGTCAACAGCATCCATGCCGACAGCC
This genomic window contains:
- a CDS encoding oligopeptide:H+ symporter gives rise to the protein MSVDATAPTSASTPPQPPAPPEFPTLLGHPRPLWMLFMTEFWERFAFYGIRWALVLYIVAQFFGGDATGQAPAGRTYGAYLALVYAAAIFGGYVADRVLGYQRSILVGAAVMATGLFLIAIPDHTMFEIGLATVVVGNGLFKPNISTMVGKLYSVADPRRDSGFTIFYMGINLGAMISPVLTQLLAEKVFGTQAMPSYKMVFMASGAGMLISLVWFWIGRAQLKGIGAPAPNAQGIGRVLMVLAGCVLAIPVVYFLLAVGADVLQIVLTVLFIGLSVMLLVEGIREGKVQRDKVIAMLIIFAFNVLFWMFFEQAGSSFTFLADNIVNRNFGEWTFPTAWFQSVNSIAIIALAPVIAWIWVKSGRFNPSIPRKFGLGLLFNGLAFLLLMFALSSLVNDAGKIPFWTLFMVYVIQSVGELCLSPIGLSMVTKLAPVRLVGFGMGGWFLSTGIGNNLSGIFAGHVSGSEGMSVSSALGGYTFGFWALVGAGALLFLIAPLINKLMHGVK
- a CDS encoding thioredoxin family protein; the protein is MPSNPIVCGLLLAGLLSACGQHAEQQEAPRPLDTSMQKPPSADPSQPVSSGNTPTAADIAAAAALNAQYDPSRDPAADLETAKVEAKRGGKRIVLNVGNAACEPCKALDELMGGDAELRSFRDAHFVVVKVNRDAANENATFLSQFAQLNDYPSLLVLDNDGKLLTTQTSPELRKGEGFDRKKLFDFLKQWAPPEA
- a CDS encoding MarR family transcriptional regulator, with the translated sequence MSDHDTSNAPQHPVLLNLEQFLPYRLSVLSNRISANIAKVYGDRYGMAIPEWRVITILALYPGSSASEVSDRTAMDKVAVSRAVARLLERGFIRRETHGDDRRRSMLALSPAGRQVYETVAPLVNEMEQRLMSVFSDEEQQLLERLIDRLAKDGLPRMAGKD
- the hppD gene encoding 4-hydroxyphenylpyruvate dioxygenase, whose protein sequence is MSAQTNSTVARPDPGMQVTTFDNPMGIDGFEFVEFAAPAGQAAQLHDYFRKMGFSAVLRHRSRAITVYRQGGVNFLLNEEPDSFAADFAAAHGPCACGFAIRFRTPADTVLQTVLGNGGEAVQNKPQTRAVPAPVVKGIGDCMLYLVDRYGDAGSIYDADFEPIEGADQQPSGFGLTFIDHLTHNLYFGNMQRWSDYYERLFNFREIRYFDIKGAKTGLVSKAMTAPDGIVRIPLNESSDPKSQINEYLDAYQGEGIQHIACFTDDIYASVEKMREAGVTFLDTPDTYFDVVDLRIPDHGEDVERLRRNKILIDADVDTKQRKLLQIFTTNCIGPIFFEIIQRKGNEGFGEGNFQALFESIERDQIKRGVL
- a CDS encoding endonuclease domain-containing protein; translated protein: MKIRPPLPTVALTNARASRTGMTEAERALWRCLRSNQLQGFKFRRQHPIPPYIADFCCIDAALIVELDGSQHQTSSDQARTRWLQSKGWRVLRFWNNDVLLSLDAVVEMIFKVVATPYPHPNPSPAGRGA
- the hmgA gene encoding homogentisate 1,2-dioxygenase; translated protein: MHNNEHYMTGFGNAFATEAVAGTLPVGQNSPQRVAHGLYAEQLSGTAFTAPRGENRRSWLYRIRPAAVHGSFSLIEQSQFHNDFGSGPVPPDQMRWSPLPLPAKPTDFVDGLYTMAGNGSPEAMTGVAVHLYAANASMHDRFFYDADGELLLVPQQGRLRVHTELGVLELEPQQIGVIPRGVRLRVELLDDTARGYVCENFGGLLRLPDLGPIGSNGLANARDFETPHAAFEQREGAFELVAKFQGHLWRADIGHSPLDVVAWHGNYAPYRYDLRRFNTIGSISFDHPDPSIFTVLTSPSDTHGTANMDFAIFPPRWLVAQHTFRPPWFHRNVASEFMGLVHGVYDAKAEGFAPGGASLHNCMSGHGPDAATFDKASQADLSRPDVIAETMAFMFETRAVLRPTQQALQASHRQGDYQQCWSGLRAGFNAPTSGPAD
- a CDS encoding lectin; translation: MGMVLVMAGCHRGDDAPAAQAPAEAAHAPVASANDQPADAVPPATAPPGTFPPHLRQQPTTLARMDGYGDLRLGMDAAQARKAWGGELRGNAASDGGCYFLRPQWADDARRFGFMFEGDRLLRYQTNEAKEVAPGGGRVGMTLAQLRALYPDGLDAQPHKYLPGAQTLRHANAATQSAVVFETDADGRVSSWRVGRPPQVDYVEGCG
- a CDS encoding Na+/H+ antiporter subunit G: MIALTEYLLSALLLVGTFFILIGAFGLVKLSDFFKRLHAPTKASTLGVGCVLLGSVGYHLFLGVDPQPRELLITVFLFITAPISAHMMAKAALSLMMENRPEVPNHGDMEKEGLPSPTAEGDVGENAETAKQHERPAAER
- a CDS encoding K+/H+ antiporter subunit F, whose translation is MTGHMFIESTIVICMHAVGLAILMALWRLLRGPTVPDRILALDTLSVTAIAELMLLGMYLDSPIYFEAALVIAMLGFGSTVVLSKFVLRRDIVE
- a CDS encoding Na+/H+ antiporter subunit E encodes the protein MSARMPLRRRLLPSPSLTVTVFVFWLLLSDSFGPQQWVLGALLGVVVPIFAARLDREFARIGSLRSVPRMLLVAAGDIVRSNIKVAIQVLGPESRIHPGFIWVPLDIANIHGIAALTSMITLTPGTVSAALSDDRKYLLVHVLHLDDPDALIAEIKTRYEKPLMEIFP
- a CDS encoding monovalent cation/H+ antiporter subunit D, with amino-acid sequence MNHLLILPILIPMLGASASLFVEHRRYGPRVQRSVAWASMALLAAAVIALFARAAEGGVLVYLLGDWPARLGIVLMGDRLSAWMLLTTLVLGSACLLHACAGWDRRAPHFHALFQFQLMGLNGAFLTGDIFNLFVFFEVMLIASYGLLLSGGRGLQMRVGLHYVVFNVCASTLFLIALGLLFGVFGTLNMAELSQRIADLPAQDVPLAKASLGLLLLVFCSKAALLPLYLWLPETYSRAPAAVAALFAIMTKVGLYATLRVSSLWFGASAGALHGFGRHALLWLGIATLLMAAFGVMAASRLRVMVSYLVVFSAATLFIAFSLDDAGALGAGLYYLPHSSFVAAALFMVSDLIRRRRGSASDRKEVVAPLPRRGIPGAMFMIAAVAVAGLPPLSGFLAKAALLQHVPDGLVGPVWGAILGSSLLVVIGLTRAGVRLFWRVPEAVEDTPELQPQRRGRMRPVETAATVLLLSGLVAMTVGAEPLMRYTDAAAAQLRDPGAYVDQVRATTPQRRQP